The following coding sequences lie in one Pelobacter seleniigenes DSM 18267 genomic window:
- a CDS encoding ERCC4 domain-containing protein: MMDRITVVVDTREQEPYSFDSDKVSAVRKALPAGDYSLVGLEERLAVERKSLTDFVSTVIRGRKRFHRELEKLSAYESACVVVECNFRDLVDGRYRSDAHPHALIGTVASIVVDFGVPVYFCSDRQAACRFVEEYLTRFHRRIARCQKEMRVTRRDSGEE, translated from the coding sequence ATGATGGACCGGATCACCGTTGTCGTCGACACCCGCGAACAGGAGCCCTACAGCTTCGATAGCGACAAGGTTTCGGCGGTTCGCAAGGCGTTGCCCGCCGGTGATTATTCACTGGTCGGCCTCGAGGAACGGTTGGCAGTGGAGCGCAAATCCCTGACGGATTTCGTCTCCACCGTCATCCGGGGGCGAAAGCGGTTTCACCGCGAGTTGGAAAAGCTCTCCGCCTACGAATCCGCCTGCGTGGTTGTCGAATGCAACTTTCGCGATCTGGTCGATGGCCGCTACCGCAGCGATGCCCACCCGCATGCGCTGATCGGAACGGTCGCCTCCATCGTCGTCGACTTCGGTGTCCCCGTCTACTTCTGCTCGGACCGGCAGGCCGCCTGCCGTTTTGTCGAGGAGTACCTGACACGTTTTCACCGGAGGATCGCGAGATGCCAAAAAGAAATGAGAGTAACCCGGCGCGACTCCGGGGAAGAATAG
- a CDS encoding PD-(D/E)XK nuclease family protein, whose amino-acid sequence MSELMTTTYSMWRLFRNCRMACKWRYIDELVPLERDPNLAFGSVIHDCLECWHGERDLAKVLDHIDRTYPNRAQDDHQQADWHLARAMMSAYAEHYPAEAFEVVALEKTFEGPIVNPATGATSRSFILAGKVDGIVLQDGQYFLLEHKTASQIDASYLERLWTDFQIILYAWYLEQTLGITVSGIIYNVLVKAKLRQGKGETEAEFEARRAELIAKSKTGKSSAKRKLPEDDDTFQQRLQEKYLEVGMFHREVLYISRDQFEELRAELWELSKAMLDARRRNTFYRNTSYCFQYGRPCAYFQLCRSGGNPNVIENHFQRIAPHEELRDGAGEDAAPVF is encoded by the coding sequence ATGAGCGAGCTGATGACCACCACCTATTCCATGTGGCGGCTGTTCCGCAACTGCCGCATGGCCTGCAAGTGGCGCTACATCGATGAGCTGGTGCCGCTCGAGCGCGACCCCAATCTGGCCTTCGGCTCGGTCATTCACGACTGCCTGGAGTGCTGGCACGGCGAGCGGGATCTGGCCAAGGTACTCGACCACATCGACCGTACCTATCCGAACCGGGCGCAGGACGATCATCAACAGGCCGACTGGCATCTCGCCCGGGCCATGATGAGCGCCTATGCGGAACACTACCCGGCCGAAGCGTTCGAGGTCGTCGCGCTCGAGAAAACCTTCGAAGGTCCCATCGTCAACCCGGCGACCGGGGCGACCTCGCGCAGTTTCATTCTCGCCGGGAAGGTGGACGGCATCGTCCTTCAGGATGGCCAGTATTTCCTGCTGGAACACAAAACCGCCTCGCAGATCGACGCCAGCTACCTGGAGCGGCTGTGGACCGATTTCCAGATCATCCTCTACGCCTGGTACCTGGAGCAGACCCTCGGCATCACGGTCAGCGGCATCATCTACAACGTCCTGGTCAAGGCCAAGTTGCGCCAGGGCAAGGGTGAGACCGAAGCCGAATTCGAGGCCCGCCGGGCGGAGCTGATCGCCAAGTCGAAAACCGGCAAGAGCAGCGCCAAGCGCAAGCTGCCGGAGGACGACGACACCTTCCAGCAGCGGCTCCAGGAAAAGTACCTCGAGGTGGGCATGTTCCATCGCGAGGTGCTCTACATCTCCCGCGACCAGTTCGAGGAACTGCGGGCGGAGCTGTGGGAACTCTCCAAGGCCATGCTCGACGCCCGTCGGCGCAACACCTTCTACCGCAACACCAGCTACTGCTTCCAGTACGGAAGGCCCTGCGCCTACTTCCAGCTCTGCCGCTCGGGCGGCAACCCCAACGTCATCGAAAACCATTTCCAACGGATCGCCCCGCACGAAGAGCTGCGGGACGGAGCCGGTGAAGACGCCGCTCCGGTGTTTTGA
- a CDS encoding CHC2 zinc finger domain-containing protein, producing the protein MSMGGTDNVREYYRLVTEMDIGDVARELLPGRITQETGQRLMCDCPNHQSQSRLSLHVMLDKQGWYCFGCGVGGDVLQLVEFIQTGSVTAGQSGPMPDSHRQARDYLAKKAGLPPLSRYGLSQERLAQTEADRAFELRVKDALTALARLYHARLKESPEVLDWLKSKYALSEETIDDLLIGYADNASGAVAQLTGGEDGFFKRELAATGAFKPTSQDGLTPFFERRIVFPYWSRGRVVFMIGRKTPWTPDVGWEQGKYKKLPVHDEHQRPYVADFINNALLFNEDCLLARPGKVIITEGVTDCLALMQLGLPTVSPVTVRIRAADWERLIPKLRGVETVYICQDNELSQAGLKGALQTARTLAEHKIDTRLVTLPLSETQISARQELTERFGLTASVGPKELAKLLAGRPAEEIQAAEALLATAKIDVNDYIAAGHTREDFERLLAEASTPIEFGVRSLPEGAEEEERNRLLEPILGEISEQSPLEQARLLKLVQERIGGGVSMATLKEQIRAIQKDRKVEFRNEKKKAKRMSGAMPGSCRARVDEVLIDTELENGAPDYTLAAEAAYDWFTANGAQFFHTLQGEPFMYFDNAIYWMDSPDRGRKRHYAAMLYKHTGMVPTSNGGRTFFEVLPSLAMIRGQVRDHFSWLHTDVASYTVYFNLNNPEHEIAKITPDEIQIMKNGGNEDGIILDGSRKMKPLKFLPDADLEEADRLLVDLLVGNMTCPQGDRFLILSWLSCFLLIDFAGTRPMTRFEGSAGSGKTTASKITSTLLYGEPQHKKATDAANYTDGSQNPLIVLDNIEVKQMTEDLTTFMLTSITGIAKEKRKSGTDSETITERTKCLLNTTGIEPLCGELSEILSRSFVINFDLANQASDCFLESEVISAIQQNRDLIISAIMKRTSHVLAMIREGAQKQVMRLLHRTMPTHGKRRCNDYLSLMYLMMLAGSEEHEVTTGLEDLSPLFIEQIHSINDTSQEMARESNPIATALVSLFHAYRNAVELDEKARYSEDDRANHVVGFIERYQVRFENETTMEPVSAGRLLAALRRVGREFNLEFEYKKPAQLGRRISNDLDVIRDAGFDIDRQRNAHTKNFEYRIVKTANL; encoded by the coding sequence ATGAGCATGGGCGGAACGGATAACGTCAGGGAGTATTACCGGCTCGTCACCGAGATGGACATCGGTGACGTGGCCCGGGAACTCCTGCCGGGACGGATCACCCAGGAGACCGGCCAGCGCTTGATGTGCGACTGCCCCAACCATCAGAGCCAGTCGCGTCTATCGCTTCATGTGATGCTCGACAAACAGGGCTGGTACTGCTTCGGCTGCGGGGTCGGCGGCGATGTGCTGCAGCTCGTGGAGTTCATTCAGACGGGCTCGGTCACCGCCGGTCAATCCGGTCCGATGCCGGACAGCCACCGCCAAGCCCGGGACTATCTCGCCAAGAAGGCGGGCTTGCCGCCGCTGTCGCGTTATGGCCTGAGCCAGGAGCGTCTGGCTCAGACAGAGGCGGACCGCGCCTTCGAGTTGCGGGTCAAGGACGCGTTAACCGCGCTGGCCAGGCTTTACCACGCCAGGCTCAAGGAGTCGCCGGAGGTCCTCGATTGGCTGAAATCCAAATATGCCCTGAGCGAGGAGACCATCGACGATCTCCTGATCGGCTATGCGGACAATGCGTCCGGCGCGGTCGCCCAATTGACCGGAGGCGAGGATGGTTTCTTCAAGCGTGAGCTTGCCGCGACCGGCGCTTTCAAGCCCACGAGCCAGGACGGCCTGACGCCATTCTTCGAGCGCCGGATCGTCTTTCCATACTGGAGCCGTGGCCGGGTGGTGTTTATGATCGGCCGCAAGACGCCATGGACCCCGGATGTGGGCTGGGAGCAAGGGAAATACAAGAAGCTGCCGGTTCACGACGAACACCAGCGGCCCTACGTCGCCGACTTCATCAACAACGCACTGCTGTTCAACGAGGACTGCCTGCTGGCCAGGCCCGGCAAGGTAATCATCACCGAGGGGGTGACCGATTGCCTGGCGTTGATGCAATTGGGCTTGCCCACCGTATCGCCGGTCACCGTCCGCATTCGGGCAGCCGATTGGGAGCGCCTGATCCCCAAGCTGCGCGGCGTCGAAACCGTCTACATCTGCCAGGACAACGAACTTTCCCAGGCCGGTCTCAAAGGGGCGCTGCAAACTGCTCGTACCTTGGCCGAACACAAGATCGACACCCGCCTGGTGACGCTGCCCTTGTCGGAGACACAGATCTCGGCCCGGCAGGAGCTGACCGAACGCTTCGGCCTGACGGCGAGCGTGGGGCCGAAGGAGCTGGCCAAGCTGCTGGCGGGACGGCCCGCCGAAGAGATTCAGGCGGCCGAGGCGCTTCTCGCCACCGCCAAGATCGACGTCAACGATTACATTGCCGCCGGGCATACCCGGGAGGATTTCGAACGTCTGCTCGCCGAAGCCAGCACGCCCATCGAGTTCGGCGTGCGCTCGCTGCCCGAGGGCGCTGAAGAGGAGGAACGCAACCGCCTACTCGAACCGATCCTGGGGGAGATTTCCGAGCAGTCGCCGCTGGAACAGGCCCGCCTGCTGAAGCTGGTGCAGGAGCGCATCGGTGGTGGCGTTTCGATGGCCACCCTCAAAGAGCAGATCCGCGCCATTCAGAAGGACCGCAAGGTCGAGTTCCGTAACGAAAAGAAGAAGGCCAAGCGGATGTCCGGCGCGATGCCCGGATCGTGCCGCGCCCGGGTCGACGAGGTGCTAATCGACACGGAACTGGAGAACGGCGCTCCCGACTACACCTTGGCCGCCGAGGCTGCCTACGACTGGTTCACCGCCAACGGTGCCCAGTTCTTTCACACCCTGCAGGGCGAGCCTTTCATGTATTTCGACAACGCCATCTACTGGATGGATTCACCGGACCGGGGTCGCAAGCGCCATTACGCGGCCATGCTCTACAAGCACACGGGCATGGTGCCGACATCCAACGGCGGACGGACATTTTTCGAGGTACTGCCCAGCCTGGCCATGATCCGTGGCCAGGTGCGCGACCATTTTTCCTGGCTGCACACCGATGTGGCTTCCTACACCGTCTATTTCAATCTGAACAATCCGGAGCACGAGATCGCCAAGATCACCCCGGACGAGATCCAGATCATGAAGAACGGCGGCAACGAGGACGGCATCATCCTGGATGGCTCGCGGAAGATGAAACCGCTGAAATTCCTGCCCGACGCCGACCTCGAAGAGGCGGACCGGCTCCTGGTCGATCTGCTGGTGGGCAACATGACCTGTCCGCAGGGGGATCGCTTTCTCATCCTTTCCTGGCTCTCCTGCTTCCTGCTGATCGACTTTGCCGGAACGCGGCCCATGACCCGCTTCGAGGGCTCGGCCGGATCGGGCAAGACCACCGCCAGCAAGATCACGTCGACATTGCTTTACGGCGAGCCCCAGCACAAGAAGGCCACCGACGCGGCGAACTACACCGATGGCTCACAGAACCCGCTCATCGTCCTCGACAACATCGAGGTCAAGCAGATGACCGAGGATCTGACCACTTTCATGCTGACCAGCATCACAGGCATCGCTAAGGAGAAACGGAAGAGCGGCACCGACAGCGAGACCATCACCGAGCGGACCAAGTGTCTGCTGAACACCACCGGCATCGAGCCGCTGTGCGGGGAACTTTCGGAGATCCTGTCGAGGTCCTTTGTCATCAACTTCGACCTCGCCAACCAGGCCAGCGACTGCTTTCTGGAATCGGAGGTTATCTCCGCCATCCAGCAAAACCGGGATCTGATCATCTCGGCCATCATGAAGCGGACCAGCCATGTGCTGGCAATGATCCGGGAGGGAGCCCAGAAACAGGTCATGCGCCTGCTACACCGAACCATGCCGACTCATGGCAAGCGCCGGTGCAACGACTATCTCAGCCTGATGTATCTGATGATGCTGGCCGGGTCCGAGGAACACGAGGTGACCACCGGACTCGAGGATCTGAGCCCGCTGTTTATCGAGCAGATTCATTCCATCAACGACACCAGCCAGGAGATGGCGCGGGAGTCGAACCCCATCGCCACGGCACTGGTGTCGCTCTTCCACGCCTACCGAAACGCGGTGGAGCTGGACGAGAAGGCCCGCTACAGCGAGGACGACCGGGCAAACCACGTGGTGGGATTCATCGAACGCTACCAGGTGAGGTTCGAGAACGAAACCACCATGGAGCCGGTGTCAGCGGGACGACTGCTCGCGGCGCTGCGCAGGGTCGGCCGGGAATTCAACCTCGAGTTCGAATACAAGAAGCCCGCCCAGCTCGGTCGGCGCATCAGCAACGACCTGGACGTCATCCGGGACGCCGGGTTCGACATCGACCGGCAGCGCAACGCTCACACCAAGAATTTCGAGTACCGGATCGTCAAGACCGCCAATCTCTGA
- the recD2 gene encoding SF1B family DNA helicase RecD2: protein MPKRNESNPARLRGRIERVYYAGPKFSAGRLLTPTGEEVQFAGNLFARENQPVVLLGSWATHPKYGRQFKVDGMEHDLELDPEGLIHYLANHPEIKGIGPAKARLIVESFGEAFEETLLNDPERIALKARLPLDAARRLRDEWLKNRSVNTVMAWLSAFGLTHHQVTTLVERLGGNCLDILKEDPYILIREIRGFGFKKVDKIARKLGTPKDHTPRIRAGLNFCVREALDNGHCWIEYEDLVDQANLLLVMDALDSRVRIESALDALIEEQALSCDSHGGRFVVALPEIVRMERELASLFSQAETPNPHFQSVKKLDALIRRCASTLNEKQLEAVRSALQHSISLISGGAGSGKSYTISVINTICEESDLEVVLAAPTGKAAKRLEEVSGRSGTTIHRLLGYDGKGFSRSKENPIDADVLVVDEFSMVDVPLAWHLFEAVDLSRTTVLLVGDHNQLPPVGPGNILRDLIQTRAIPTVILDKVVRQAGVLKENCTAVLKGEVRKTSEASVGGCRDWYLVDQFTDPMAARSFLLELFQERLDALGFDIIKDVQVLTPTHKGPLGTKELNEELQRLIQRKLWNTEVPPVAMGRRAPFLKHDKVIQTRNNYDLNVMNGAIGYVVDVLANGTLVIDFDGMPVELEKGSPDLQDLQLAYALTIHKTQGSEFPCAVVVVHKAHSFMHHRNLLYTGVTRARRTAIVLGDHWGIQNCAKRCQVDDRRTFLPLFLDAAQHAEADFARVAEAE from the coding sequence ATGCCAAAAAGAAATGAGAGTAACCCGGCGCGACTCCGGGGAAGAATAGAGCGCGTATACTATGCCGGACCCAAGTTCTCCGCAGGCCGACTGCTCACCCCGACCGGTGAGGAAGTCCAGTTCGCGGGCAATTTGTTCGCCCGGGAAAATCAGCCTGTGGTCCTGCTCGGGTCGTGGGCCACCCATCCCAAATACGGCCGTCAGTTCAAGGTCGACGGGATGGAGCACGACCTCGAACTCGATCCGGAGGGGCTGATCCACTATCTGGCCAACCATCCGGAGATCAAGGGCATTGGTCCGGCCAAGGCCAGATTGATCGTCGAGAGTTTCGGTGAGGCCTTTGAAGAAACCCTTCTGAATGACCCCGAGCGTATCGCGCTCAAAGCCCGGCTGCCCTTGGATGCTGCCCGGCGGCTGCGTGACGAATGGTTGAAGAACCGCAGCGTCAACACTGTCATGGCCTGGCTGTCGGCATTCGGTCTGACCCATCATCAGGTCACCACCCTGGTCGAAAGACTCGGCGGCAACTGCCTCGATATACTGAAGGAAGACCCGTACATCCTCATTCGGGAGATCCGGGGATTCGGCTTCAAGAAGGTCGACAAGATCGCCCGCAAGCTTGGCACCCCCAAGGACCACACCCCTCGTATCCGCGCTGGGTTGAATTTCTGCGTCCGTGAAGCCCTGGACAATGGTCACTGCTGGATCGAATACGAGGATCTGGTGGATCAGGCCAACCTGCTGCTGGTCATGGATGCCTTGGACAGCCGGGTCCGTATCGAGAGCGCCCTCGACGCGCTCATCGAAGAACAGGCGCTTTCCTGCGATTCCCACGGCGGACGTTTCGTGGTCGCTCTGCCGGAGATCGTCCGCATGGAGCGGGAGCTGGCCTCGTTGTTCAGCCAGGCCGAAACACCGAATCCTCATTTCCAGTCCGTCAAGAAGCTCGATGCCCTGATTCGGCGCTGCGCATCAACGCTGAACGAGAAGCAGCTCGAAGCGGTGCGCTCGGCCCTCCAGCACAGCATCAGCCTGATTTCGGGTGGAGCCGGTTCGGGCAAGAGCTACACCATTTCGGTCATCAACACCATCTGCGAGGAGAGCGATCTGGAGGTCGTGCTCGCCGCGCCGACCGGCAAGGCGGCCAAGCGCCTGGAGGAAGTCAGCGGTCGCAGCGGCACCACCATCCACCGTCTGCTCGGCTATGACGGCAAGGGTTTCTCCCGCAGCAAGGAGAACCCCATCGATGCCGATGTCCTGGTGGTCGACGAGTTTTCGATGGTCGATGTGCCCCTGGCATGGCACTTGTTCGAGGCGGTCGATCTGTCGCGGACCACGGTGCTGCTGGTCGGGGACCACAACCAGCTTCCGCCGGTGGGACCAGGGAACATCCTGCGCGATCTGATCCAGACACGCGCCATCCCCACGGTCATCCTCGACAAGGTCGTGCGTCAGGCTGGTGTCCTCAAGGAGAACTGCACCGCCGTTCTCAAGGGCGAGGTGCGCAAGACCAGCGAGGCGTCGGTGGGCGGATGCCGGGATTGGTATCTGGTGGATCAGTTCACAGACCCGATGGCGGCACGCTCGTTCCTGCTGGAGTTGTTTCAGGAGCGGCTCGATGCCCTGGGTTTCGACATCATCAAGGACGTGCAGGTGCTGACGCCGACCCACAAGGGGCCGCTCGGCACCAAGGAATTGAACGAGGAACTGCAGCGGCTCATCCAGCGCAAGCTCTGGAACACCGAAGTGCCGCCGGTCGCCATGGGACGCCGCGCACCGTTTCTCAAGCACGACAAGGTCATCCAGACCCGGAACAATTACGACCTGAACGTGATGAACGGTGCCATCGGCTATGTGGTCGATGTTCTCGCGAACGGCACCCTGGTCATCGACTTCGACGGCATGCCGGTGGAACTGGAGAAAGGGTCGCCCGACCTGCAAGATCTGCAGCTCGCCTATGCGCTCACCATCCACAAAACCCAGGGTTCCGAGTTCCCCTGTGCCGTGGTGGTGGTTCACAAGGCGCATTCCTTCATGCACCACCGCAATCTGCTCTACACCGGGGTGACCCGCGCCCGGCGCACCGCCATTGTCCTGGGTGACCATTGGGGCATTCAGAACTGCGCCAAGCGGTGCCAGGTGGATGACCGCCGGACCTTTCTGCCCCTGTTCCTGGACGCCGCCCAACACGCGGAAGCCGATTTCGCCCGTGTCGCGGAGGCCGAATGA
- a CDS encoding ATP-binding protein — translation MLPKTKSKPKHTLSDLTALVYGPSKIGKSTWCSKADDALFLATEPGLNALEVFQTPITCWDDLLQACAEIAEGKHEFKTIVVDTVDNAYKMCSDYVCKKFKIEHESDLGYGKGYALINNEFQRVINKLAFLPYGLILISHSQERDIETRTGKHTRIVPTLPEKARKLVTGLVDLILFCDLDMKTGEDGKPVWQRVMRTKPSPNYDAGDRTGRLPEVIPLDFSSFMKAFNNTAAGAAASAARPKPEPTASAAAKPQQ, via the coding sequence ATGCTTCCCAAGACCAAAAGCAAACCCAAACACACGCTCTCGGACCTCACCGCCCTGGTGTACGGCCCGAGCAAGATTGGCAAGAGCACCTGGTGCTCCAAGGCCGATGACGCACTGTTCCTGGCGACCGAGCCGGGCCTGAACGCCCTGGAGGTGTTCCAGACCCCGATCACCTGCTGGGACGACCTTCTGCAGGCCTGCGCCGAAATCGCCGAGGGCAAGCACGAGTTCAAGACCATTGTCGTCGACACGGTGGATAACGCCTACAAGATGTGCTCGGACTACGTCTGCAAGAAATTCAAGATCGAGCACGAATCCGACCTGGGCTACGGCAAGGGCTACGCGCTGATCAACAACGAGTTCCAGCGCGTCATCAACAAGCTCGCCTTTCTGCCCTACGGGCTGATCCTGATTTCCCACTCCCAAGAGCGGGACATCGAGACCCGGACCGGCAAACACACCCGCATCGTGCCGACGCTGCCGGAAAAGGCGCGGAAGCTGGTCACCGGTCTGGTGGACCTGATCCTGTTCTGCGACCTGGACATGAAAACCGGCGAGGACGGCAAGCCTGTATGGCAGCGCGTGATGCGCACCAAGCCCAGTCCCAACTACGACGCCGGTGACCGTACCGGTCGACTCCCCGAAGTCATCCCCCTCGATTTTTCGAGCTTCATGAAAGCGTTCAACAACACGGCAGCCGGAGCTGCGGCGAGTGCCGCCCGGCCGAAGCCGGAGCCGACCGCGAGTGCGGCGGCGAAACCTCAACAGTAA
- a CDS encoding DUF669 domain-containing protein, which produces MEHYENQSNSNLDLAQFDDAFETAEVEEREFEAVPDGKYQVNVDRVELTRAQTSGNPMLKWTLRILAPTHKGRLLWRNNVMASNENIKWLKQDLYTCGLQLQKLSDLPGHLEQLLNIKLEVTKRTRGENENIYFNRRIVMADDAGAPGAAMDDMIPF; this is translated from the coding sequence ATGGAACACTACGAAAACCAATCCAACAGCAACCTCGACCTGGCGCAGTTCGACGACGCCTTCGAAACCGCCGAAGTCGAGGAACGCGAGTTCGAGGCCGTTCCCGACGGCAAGTACCAGGTCAACGTCGACCGGGTCGAACTGACCCGCGCCCAGACCTCGGGCAATCCCATGCTCAAGTGGACCCTGCGCATTCTCGCGCCGACCCACAAGGGGCGTCTGCTCTGGCGCAACAACGTCATGGCCAGCAACGAGAACATCAAGTGGCTCAAGCAGGACCTCTACACCTGCGGGCTGCAGCTTCAGAAGCTCTCCGACCTGCCGGGCCACCTCGAGCAGCTTCTCAACATCAAGCTGGAGGTGACCAAGCGCACTCGCGGTGAAAACGAGAACATCTACTTCAACCGTCGCATTGTCATGGCCGACGATGCCGGGGCTCCCGGCGCGGCGATGGATGACATGATCCCGTTCTGA